TTCACATTAATCAATATAGTATCAGAGCTATCAACGGCTTCCCCTTCTTCGATTCAAGATTCCTGAGCTCTTTTCATGGTGTATCGTCTCTATCGATGTCGCTTAGCTTCCGGAATCTTTGAATCTTACCTGATTTCTTCGATCTTCTCGCTTCTTTCATCAATTTCACTTTCCGCTTCGTCATTTTCCTCGTTACCTTCCTCTGATTCTCTCCGATCCTTGGTGATATCTCGCTTCACAATTTTCTTGAGCTCCATTCTCTTCTCTGATGGCGTCTTCGCAATCGATTCCAAGATTTCAAGATCATTACGAGAATCCCTACTTCCTCCATAGCTCTGATCATGTTGGTTTAGTCCTCGTCTTCGATCGTCTTTCTTCCAGTGCAGAGTTTCATTTGTGGCGTCGCTTCGTTCGAATGGCGTTGAATGTGCGCAACAAGCTCATATTCATTGACGGTACGATTCTTAAACCACCTGAGACTCATCGCGACGCTGGATCTTGGTCAAGATGCAATGATATGGTTGCAACTTGGCTAATGAACTCGGTTTCTAAAAAGATTGCTCAGAGTTTGTTGTTTATGTCAACTGCTGAATCGATCTGGAAGAATTTGCTAGCTCGTTTTAAGCAAGATGATGCTTCTAGGGTGTATGAGATTGAGCAACACCTAGGTAGTATCCAACAAGGATCGATGGATGTAACAATATAATACACTGAGTTGATTACGCTGTGGGAGGAGTACAAGAACTATGTGGAGATCCCAGTTAATAATCTCATTCAACAACTTCAACGTCAAGTTCGTCCTTTTGCGTATGTTACGCCTGTTCATCGTGCTTCTATAACTGATGCTGGTTACACGGATCCTCAATCCTCAACTGGTATAAATCCATTGTTTTTCTACAAACTTACG
This genomic interval from Brassica oleracea var. oleracea cultivar TO1000 chromosome C2, BOL, whole genome shotgun sequence contains the following:
- the LOC106323891 gene encoding uncharacterized protein LOC106323891; protein product: MASSQSIPRFQDHYENPYFLHSSDHVGLVLVFDRLSSSAEFHLWRRFVRMALNVRNKLIFIDGTILKPPETHRDAGSWSRCNDMVATWLMNSVSKKIAQSLLFMSTAESIWKNLLARFKQDDASRVYEIEQHLGSIQQGSMDVTI